One Brassica napus cultivar Da-Ae chromosome A5, Da-Ae, whole genome shotgun sequence DNA window includes the following coding sequences:
- the LOC106454545 gene encoding defensin-like protein 2, with product MAMATKSVSSFTLIFILVLVIFEAPEIEAQDSECLKEYGGNVGFGFCAPRTFPTICYIRCREDKDAKGGRCITGDAGAFDFKCLCDYCSDKPNDQILHGVI from the exons ATGGCCATGGCAACAAAATCAGTTTCTTCCTTCACCCTTATTTTCATCCTCgttttggttatttttg AAGCGCCGGAGATAGAAGCGCAGGATAGCGAGTGCCTTAAAGAATACGGCGGGAATGTGGGTTTCGGCTTCTGTGCGCCTAGGACATTTCCGACGATTTGTTATATAAGATGCCGTGAGGACAAGGACGCTAAAGGTGGAAGATGCATTACGGGAGATGCCGGtgcttttgattttaaatgcTTATGTGACTACTGCAGTGACAAACCTAATGACCAGATTCTACATGGTGTCATCTGA
- the LOC106360898 gene encoding defensin-like protein 2, with amino-acid sequence MAMATNTKSVSSFTLIFILVLIIFEVPEIKAQDSECLKEYGGNVGFNFCAPRIYPSFCYTRCREDKGAKGGICRWGDSPDSVKCLCEYCSDEISHQILSGGI; translated from the exons ATGGCCATGGCAACAAATACAAAATCAGTTTCTTCCTTCACCCTCATTTTCATCCtcgttttgattatttttg AAGTGCCGGAGATAAAAGCGCAGGATAGCGAGTGCCTGAAAGAATACGGAGGCAACGTGGGTTTCAACTTCTGTGCGCCTCGGATTTATCCGTCGTTTTGTTATACAAGATGCCGTGAGGACAAGGGCGCGAAAGGTGGGATATGCCGTTGGGGAGATTCCCCTGATTCTGTTAAATGCTTATGCGAATACTGCAGCGACGAAATTTCTCACCAGATTCTAAGTGGCGGTATTTGA
- the LOC106360896 gene encoding basic endochitinase CHB4-like precursor (The RefSeq protein has 9 substitutions compared to this genomic sequence) has translation MNYAKTTSRNDQFAILLTTLFFLILTVSKPVASQNCGCASGLCCSSAGYCGTTDAYCGEGCKEGPCKNSGPGDPTVSLEETVTPEFFNSILSQATGSDCKGRGFYTHETFMAAANAYPSFGATISKREIAAFFAHVAQETGFLCHIEEVDGPAKAARGEYCDTTKPEFPCVPGKGYYGRGAIQLSWNYNYGPCGRDLNEGDLLATPEKVAQDQVLAFKASFWYWTTNVRSSFKSGFGPTIRAVNSMECTGGGVPSETAANRIRYFQDYCTKLGVQPGENLSC, from the exons ATGAATTACGGTAAAGCCACATCCCGAAATGACCAGTTTGCTATTTTACTCACAACTCTTTTCTTCCTGATCCTAACCGTTTCCAAACCGGTCGCCTCTCAGAACTGCGGCTGCGCCTCTGGCTTATGCTGCAGCAGTGCTGGTTACTGTGGAACCACCGACGCGTACTGCGGCGAGGGATGCAAAGAAGGACCTTGCAAGAACAGCGGTCCCGGAGATCCAACTGTTTCACTTGAAGAAACTGTGACACCTGAGTTCTTCAACTCTATACTAAGCCAAGCAACAGAGAGTGACTGCAAAGGTAGAGGATTCTACACCCACGAAACCTTTATGGCTGCAGCTAATGCCTATCCGAGCTTCGGTGCTACCATCTCCAAACGTGAAATCGCTGCCTTCTTTGCTCACGTTGCTCAGGAAACAGGAT TCCTGTGCCACATTGAGGAAGTCGATGGACCAGCGAAGGCCGCACGTGGAGAATACTGTGACACAACAAAACCAGAGTTCCCATGTGTACCAGGAAAGGGCTACTACGGTCGTGGTGCGATCCAGCTCTCTTGGAACTACAACTATGGTCCTTGTGGCAGAGACCTGAACGAGGGAGACTTATTGGCTACACCAGAGAAAGTGGCTCAAGACCAGGTTCTTGCCTTCAAGGCCTCTTTCTGGTACTGGACCACTAATGTTCGCTCGAGTTTTAAATCGGGCTTTGGCCCGACAATCAAGGCTGTGAATAGTATGGAGTGTACCGGAACAGGAGTTCCTAGTGAAACAGCTGCTAACAGGATTAGGTACTTTCAAGACTATTGTATGAAGCTTGACGTTCTACCTGGAGAAAACCTCACTTGTTAA
- the LOC106360897 gene encoding endochitinase At2g43620 produces MATQRAILQNALILFLFTLTILTKTAFSQNCGTTGCARNLCCSRYGYCGTTAAYCGTGCRSGPCSSRTTPIPPTPSGGGGGLNADPRDTIANVVTLSVFNSIMSKVGNGCPAKGFYTRQAFISAAQSFPAYRGTVAKREIAAMLAQFSHESGSFCYKEEIARGRYCQASTVYPCQPGKNYYGRGPIQITWNYNYGAAGKFLGLPLLTDPDMVARSPEVAFKCAMWFWNQNVRPVLDQGFGATTRKINGGECNGRRPAAVQSRVNRYLEFCRLFGITPGTSLSC; encoded by the exons atggcTACCCAAAGAGCGATTCTACAAAACGCTCTCATCCTTTTTCTCTTCACTTTAACCATCCTAACAAAAACCGCGTTCTCTCAAAACTGCGGTACAACAGGATGTGCCCGCAACCTATGCTGCAGTAGGTATGGATACTGTGGCACCACAGCCGCTTACTGCGGTACAGGGTGCAGAAGCGGACCTTGTAGCTCCCGAACCACACCTATCCCACCAACTCCTAGCGGCGGTGGTGGAGGTCTAAACGCTGACCCTCGTGATACAATTGCAAATGTTGTCACACTATCAGTTTTTAATAGTATCATGAGCAAAGTAGGAAACGGCTGCCCAGCAAAAGGGTTCTACACTCGTCAGGCTTTCATCTCGGCTGCTCAATCATTCCCGGCTTATCGAGGAACCGTCGCTAAGCGTGAAATCGCCGCCATGTTGGCTCAGTTCTCACACGAATCTGGAA GTTTTTGTTACAAAGAAGAAATAGCAAGAGGAAGGTATTGCCAAGCTAGCACAGTCTACCCTTGTCAACCGGGAAAGAACTACTACGGTCGTGGTCCTATCCAAATCACATGGAACTACAACTACGGTGCAGCCGGAAAGTTCCTTGGACTCCCTCTATTGACTGATCCAGATATGGTGGCTCGTAGTCCTGAGGTGGCCTTTAAGTGTGCCATGTGGTTCTGGAACCAAAATGTTCGTCCCGTCTTGGACCAAGGCTTTGGAGCCACCACAAGGAAGATTAACGGTGGCGAGTGCAACGGTAGGCGTCCGGCAGCGGTGCAAAGCAGAGTTAATCGCTACTTGGAGTTCTGTAGGCTGTTTGGGATCACTCCTGGAACAAGTCTTAGTTGttaa